Proteins from a genomic interval of Lolium perenne isolate Kyuss_39 chromosome 1, Kyuss_2.0, whole genome shotgun sequence:
- the LOC127346854 gene encoding hydrophobic protein LTI6B: MGAATCIDIILAIILPPLGVFLKFGCGIEFWICLLLTFLGYIPGILYALYVLTQ; this comes from the exons ATGGGCGCCGCCAcctgcatcgacatcatcctcgcCATCATCCTCCCGCCCCTCGGCGTCTTCCTCAAGTTCGGTTGCGGG ATTGAGTTCTGGATCTGTTTGTTGCTCACCTTCCTCGGGTACATCCCCGGCATCCTCTACGCCCTCTACGTCCTCACGCAGTAG